The Lytechinus variegatus isolate NC3 chromosome 7, Lvar_3.0, whole genome shotgun sequence genome includes the window TCGAACTTATTCTATTATTGTCTTCCGAAGAACTGCTACCACATCGGCGGCCTGCTTGCCCCCTAAAGTCCTGTATTACATAATATCGTTCTTGCTCAAATTTTTTAACCCTTGAAATCTTCCAACTTTTAAGTCCTTTCCCTGTAGTAAATCTCCATACCCACCATCACCTtccatcaatgtcatttttaataaaggtcaagtccacctcagaaaatgttgatttgaatcaatagagaaaaatcagacaagcacaatgctgaaaatttcatcaaaatcggatgtaaaataagaaagttatgactttttaaagtttcgcttattttccacaaaatagttatatgaacgagtcagttgcatccaaatgagagagtcgatgatgtcactcactcactatttcttttgttttttattgtttgaattatacaatatttcaatttttacgaatttgacaattcggacctccttgtctgaaccacaaaatattaaaataatggaattccacgtgttcagggaggaatataACTTCAATTCACAttacaatgacgagaaaatcaatatattccatatttcacataacaaaatacaaaagaaataatgagtgagtgatgtcatcagttccctcatttgcatactgactgagatgtgcatataactgttttgtgaaatgaagtgaaactttaaaatgtcataactttcttagtttacagccgtttttgatgaaaatttttagtgttatgcttgttggatttttctctttttattcaaatcaagtttttgttggggtggacttgtcctttaagtttttatttgaaGTTCAACATTTAACAATGTCGatgatgcaatttttttttaggaagacGATGAtgcgatgttttttttttgaaaggtaCGTGCAATAAAATCAAGTTCTAATTCAGCTGCGGGAGGCGAAATCAAAGCTAACTAGTGCTGGCCACTGTAGTGAGCGGATAGCACGTGCACTGCATACACAACTCTCGGGTTGTACTCGAATGGACTGGAATGGGTAACGCGTGGTACACAAAATATCTTGCGCAAAGAGATTTTTGCGCCGTTGTCAGCTTTACACATATTTCAAGCTCTGACATCATTCACCCAACAAGAAAAGATTAAAGAATTTTCAGAATGCGGATTTCATTGCAGATATAGGGTTATTTGTCATAAgattattttcagaatacagccccagattttttttgtaaatttcttttttgttaagGGGAGAATTCAAGCTCACTTAAACTTTTCCAGGGAAAGTTTCATGAAGTGACCCATTGCAGGACTTTTCACTgaaaactgttataagctactgaaatcatcgCATGTGATTGGTTGAGAGCAGTGATGATCACTATCATGACTCCTCCCCTTTAACATACCTTTTGTCCATCCAGTATGTGTTGATCTTTGTTCAGGGCAGATTGAATTCCTGATGTATTACTGAAGCTAACGAAACCAAACCCTTTAGAGAAACCAGTTGAATCATcctagagataaaaaaaagacagacataGGTAAATATTCCATAGGGATTCACTACCAATGTGGTGCACTTTCACCCATGGATGAAGATTTTGACAACAAACTATGTAGGTGGATAGCGCccgtatccaccttgttaggtgctcaaggtgctcctgtATCACCCCGGCTAAGCCATTCACCGATTCCGGTGCTCGGGGCTTTTTgaagaattacttcctgccagtTCCCACTAGCCTCATTCATCGgggttgagtgcagtacaaTGAGAGCATcaacatttcttgctgaaggaaaacacgccatggcttggaatcaaATCCCTCAGATTCAAAGACGAGTCTTAACCACTAAGACCACAATACCCCAACCGATATCTTACATACAGGAAGGGTACCAATAATCTTGCTCTGATcttgtaattttgtatttttgtaattttagaGCTCCTTCAATATTGGATGTGGGCGAACATCCCTACAGAAAGTTTACAAGAATGATCATCCTCCCTCCTCTCCACAACAGAATGAAAAAAACCCACAGAAGATAGATACTTACAAAGGCTATTCTGCAATTCCTCACAGATCCAAATTGAGAAAAATAGCTTCGCAGCTCCTCTGTGGGAAAGGAAATGAAAGAGTGATTTAGGTAAAACAcaataaaagttaaaaaaaaaatacataggaTTTATAAGAATACATAGGATTTattataatacataagatttatatgaTGATACATAGGATTTATAATAAAACATAGGATTTATATAAAGtctttgatgatttttacaGGGGAATCCAACCCCATTGGAAActctttttaaatgaaaatgagacCCTTTAAACCAGTTGAATTCATAGAAAAATCAAcgaaacaaagaaagtttgaggaagATTTAAAAGCtttgagcatttgaatgttgaaaacCATTTTCGACCCTTCCATTGACAAATGCTCATTTATTTACAAGAACTTGTTCAGACCTCAAAattactgaaaataatttttcgtAATCCCAACGAACCAAGTAGGTAAGTTCTTGAAATCAGGGGGATAGGCCTATACAATATGGTCTCACTAGCAAACAGGGTGCATTATTTTAAATGGTTGGCTCAGCTGCCCACAAttactaagttcattgaccttaaatgacatttAGCCTTAATCCTGTTTTGCAAAAtcctgaaaatgaaatgcgtgCTGTAAACATGCTTGCTTTTTGACATGAAAACATGTCaatgtgaccttgacctttaaccttaaaatcaataggcttcctgggatccatgctagtatgatcatacacaccaaattatatgagcttaTGTTaattaagttaaactgaagttatcacgtttacaaggactaCAGAAgtgtaagatgaaaacatgtcagtgtgaccttgacctttgacttcaaaataaataggcttcctgggatccatgctagtatcatacacactaaATTACATAAGCCTAGGtcaagttaaactgaagttattgcatttacaaGGACTGAAGAatggtaagatgaaaatatgtcccTGTggccttgaccttttgacctcaaaatcaataggcttcctgggtcCATGCCAGTATCATACACactaaataaaattattggctGATAAATATGAAGtgaatttatgatatttatcgGCCGAtgcaaatattttacaattcatgatatttatcggTCGGCGcaagtattttttctttaaccCAAGTTGGCACTGAATGATATTGTCGCCCTCTACACACGTCTAGTATCTTTGGTTACAATAACAAAGACGGCAAGATGGCAACAATAACAGACTGTAAGTAAATGCCTCTCTACTAATAATTTCTATAATTTGTGTTACAGTTTATTCCATAATATTAAAAGTGCCGAAAGcttaaataatatatttaagCCTATTCACATAAAAATCTTTgcttataaaatgatgtgatatatcatgaaattgtaattgtatacaaattgattcaaatgctagctaacaaattttatttgtttatcatacatttcagaaaTTTCCCGCATACAACGCATCATAAAAGATAGTCCTTgaaaagaccctttcgtgcaatcggtcCCCGATGTCACGTAGATCTAAATGGCTATGCCAAAGTATTCTTTATCTTTGGGGGGTTTTTCAGGCCAAGGTCAAGCTCTTTTTCTAATGATACGGACCGTGAGGGCAAACATCGATAGAATAGAGAGAGTGCatgatttgcatttttaaataTAGTTTGGGTGTTTTGAAATGTGGTAGGGAGATcagggttagttggaacgcagggtaagttgaaacatttttattttctttaacacctgtaaaataaatatacagCTATCAACTGTTGTattattgttttcaattttgaaaggaGAACGAACAAGAcataacttttccttttttgagggtccagtttgtgccccatcaagggttcattaccatcctgcctgtggggaatctacaggtaggactatggtatgccaatgctgtacacagcacacactttaaaaaatcattaaaa containing:
- the LOC121418265 gene encoding SRA stem-loop-interacting RNA-binding protein, mitochondrial-like, giving the protein MASRKGFEVFVSKLPWTVGVQELRSYFSQFGSVRNCRIAFDDSTGFSKGFGFVSFSNTSGIQSALNKDQHILDGQKVNVQAKQSSSPAVKKLQISDVMENGH